A region of Panicum virgatum strain AP13 chromosome 8N, P.virgatum_v5, whole genome shotgun sequence DNA encodes the following proteins:
- the LOC120685782 gene encoding probable indole-3-pyruvate monooxygenase YUCCA10, protein MTKEIIRLGMTLVQYTPVNVVDDLLVRLANFVFGDLLSHGIVRPKIGPLQLKAETGRSAVHDVGTVDLIRKGIIKVLGNISKINGNIVEFENGKESAFDVIVFATGYKSTANTWLKNGESMLNNAGLPKKKFPNHWKGVNGLYCAGLARRGLAGIAMDAKNIANDILSSYHA, encoded by the exons ATGACAAAAGAAATAATACGGTTGGGCATGACATTGGTCCAATATACCCCCGTGAATGTTGTGGATGACCTTCTTGTGAGGTTGGCAAATTTTGTGTTTGGTGACCTACTGTCACATGGAATTGTGAGACCAAAAATAGGTCCTCTCCAACTCAAGGCAGAAACTGGTCGATCTGCTGTGCATGATGTTGGGACCGTGGATTTAATCAGGAAAGGGATTATCAAA GTGCTTGGAAATATTTCCAAAATCAATGGCAACATAGTTGAATTTGAAAATGGGAAAGAAAGTGCTTTCGATGTCATTGTGTTTGCTACTGGATATAAAAGCACAGCAAATACGTGGCTCAAG AATGGTGAAAGCATGCTGAATAATGCTGGATTGCCAAAGAAGAAATTTCCAAATCATTGGAAGGGTGTCAATGGGCTCTATTGTGCTGGTTTGGCAAGGAGAGGCCTGGCTGGTATTGCCATGGATGCCAAGAATATTGCCAATGACATTTTGTCTAGCTACCATGCATAA